The genomic stretch gccacagtcagtaacaaataaacagaaaacagtagtggtcaaatacaaataaggcaacaagagaagtatcctacacttctcttttgtaaagtaaatctgaacagcctatatgggcatctacatcaactatatgatttgcctgagaagctggacaagacaaaaaataaaataaaataaaaaaatatttttttaaatatttaattttttttatttgtggcggacgtaattctttcgtggcgggccgccacaaataaatgaatgtgtgggaaacactgatattgaTGTCCAGAGATAAACAAGTATGAAATGTCGGGGGTGCACGATGATGATTTTTGTCCGTCACAAGAAATTATGACATCACACCGATAAAgctataacatttttttaaaaatacctcAGATTAAAGAATACTTCAATGAGGTGAGGTTACCTGTACTGTAATGCAGGTGGGTtaggtgagcaaatcaagcgttGTTTTTTCCTCCTACGTGCCTTGCCTTAAACACCCCCtgagttcattgtaaacaaacatatcGTCGTCTGTGTGGAACTTTCTTCCCTGTTTCAGATGAAGACATTTTGTtgtcaaattttttttgtaacgaGTAAAACACATCGCAATACatcacatcaaaccttatcagccatatAAACACCAACAACGCTACAACAGGGTTTTGAAAGCAAATGAAGACAGAAATGGTGGCGACCAACTCTTACCATTGTTGGGAGGAAAAAAAGGGTAAATAAGTTGTCGGTATTGGTCTTGAAACCGCAGAAAGTTATCGGTATCATGCAAACCTAATATGTTTTAGttgaatttatttgttttatggcAGCGGTGTCAAActagtttttattgagggccacatcgaaaTTATGGCCGCCCTCAGGGGGAAGTTTGTATGATagcgtattaaaaaaattatatattgtaATAGCCTCGTTACACAATTTACGTAGGCaactgtttttgattattatattttttggtAGACTGATTGATAACTTGATTTGAAATCGTAACTCAAGGTGACGAgcagatatttattttttaatacaaaaaatgcttggaacatcttgttgcatgatcagataatactaATGTGTAAAACATGCATGCAATTGAATGCAGTacaattttctgtcaaaattgaaagaacaagcACATTAGCCAAAAAGTGCTTTATTTCCCGCATTTCACAGGGCTACATACATTATGTGAGGCCACTTAAATGatatggtggaccacataaatgtGGCAGGCTTGTTAAAATAATAAGGTAGACCGCATAAAATGTTGTGGAGGGCTACATTAAAATGGTGGTGCCGAacgacataaaatgatgtggcagaaccACCACATAAGATGATGTGGTGTTCTACTAAAATTacatgaatgacatggcgggccacttagaATATTGTGGCATGCCAaataaaaatgatgtggcagacgacATGAAATGAGGTGGTGGGCCACTTAACATAGTGTAGCAGACTACATAAAATGTGGCGGGCCATTAGAATTATGCGGTGAGCCAGAGctggcccccgggcctcgagTTTGACAACAGCCTTTTATGGttataataaacaaacaaaaacgtcaTCTTCCTTTTAAAAAATACCAACATGTGTATTATTTGTTACCAGTTGTGTGAAACCAGTTGTTTACACGTCAATATTCAGTGCTGAACACATTTATTAGACTACCTGTTTATTTTAAATCTTTACAAAACCTGTAAAACTAAAAACTATCTGTTAAATAACAAACTGAAACAACAAAATCATATGTCTTTTTCCACATATAACCAAAAacttttatattgtttcacttttTACTATACTTTTGCATGAACCTCATTTGGCTTTGAAATTGGCAGGTTTTTTTTTCAGGAAGGCAAGTAAATCACTTGCCTTTTTAATGAAAATTATGATTCGCACAAATGTGTGAAATAGTGATGGTTAATGCAGCAGTATGCATTAATCATTACTGAAACATAAAACATTGATTTTCTGGTGATGATGCTGGTAAATTAGGGCAACTGTGGCATAAACCTTACTTTGTTAGGCGCTGCGTGCACATACACCGCCCATTGTATTCTATATTAAAAATTAGTGCTGTCCAATATTAcgatacatatatactgtaatagtACATAAAAATGTCTATCGTAAGATATCATTCTTTATTGTTTGTATCAAAACTTTAACATCTGGGCCGCGGCCAATGTAATTGTAGCAATGTTGCTGCTTTGTCACCTGAAATGACTTTTCGGCACTGACACATCATACGTGCAAGAGCCGGCAGGAGCATAGATGTTAACAATGTAGCAGAGACGGACAGAGAGCACAATAGAAGTTAAACCAACAAAACCTGACAATAAATTTGTGCCAGAAAGAAGGAAGAGGAACTCCTTTTTTTGGGCGGGGGGTTAAAAAATTAACCGCCGATCAACAGACAAAGAGAAATTACAGGGTCCATCTTTAAATTCATGTGTAGTCACAGCCCTAGTATGTCGAAAAAAAGGGCTGGTACTAcgaaaacctcaatgtttttttaaatttagttttgtttttccgcttgtcctttttatatagaaaatgtgtttttaaaaatgagaaaatatataagaAATTGCCATTAATTTTGGGTGTAtataattttaagaaaaaaatactatATCGTGTTATACATCGTTATCTGGATATAAAATTACCTATTTTGGGATACCTATATTTTTGTCCATATCACACAATACTATTGGTAATAGAGTACCTCTCATCTTGAACCATCTCAAAGTACATCCTTCTTTTCTCTTAGCCAATGCAATCTCTGATGGGGATAAAGATTCAGAGTGTGACGACGATGGCCCAAGTCCAGAAGACTCCAGAAAGGTACACAAAATACTAGAACACACCAAGGAGAGAGACATtgcaataaatataaaatataactccCTCTGTGTTTGAACGGTATTATAGGAAATAATGGTGGGAGCAGAGTACCAAGCAGAGGTTCCTTCCACTGTCTGCTACTACACAGAAGGAGAGAAAGGTGACTACTCTTTCTTGTTTCTATCAGTGCTGATATTCTATGTAATTGTTGACTAAGCTCCACTTTGTTTTGGTTGCAGTgtatgaagatgatgatgagttAATGTGGAGTCCAGGTGCATTGCCAGAGAGCAAGGTCAAGTGTTTCCTAACTGATGTGCTGTCTCGAACGAGCGGCGAAAAGACGGGATTTGACAAACTGGGCATGCATGTTCGAGACAATGAGCAGGTGGGTCCTTTTTTTCCATCCACTTTTACTTTGTATCTTTGGAAAACTAGTTCAGTGTGCCAAATGTGATTGAAACAAAAGTAATCTAATCTGAAATGCAGTTGGTCCAAATAGTGTTTCTGTCGCAAATGTGCAGTTGATTCGGTAATGACAGGCTGCGGAAGCAAACGAGTCATTATAAAACACGCTAAACATGAGTACAACAAAAACACGACTGAACAGTCGACCATCATTAAGTATTATGAACACTGCAGGAATTAGTTTTCTTTTCACCGTAACGCttccaaaaaacacaaaaatagcgCATTAAAAACACCAAACAAGTAAAGGGTCCACACTAatgtaatacatttataaaagcagacatgtttttgttaacatgaaCATGATGTTAAATGTGTTTTATCCATGTGGAGACATTCAATTTTCATTATCTTCAAAGCCAAAAAGGACTCAAGTTTTTATCCCTCAAACTTCAGttctaaacaaaaatatcaaaaacatttagtttttttaaattttgacctCTTTGAAggctttttaaagttaaagtaccaatgattgtcacacacacacatgaggtgtggcgaaattattctctgcatttgacccatcacccttgatcaccccctgggaggtgaggggagcagtgagcagcagcggtggctgcgcccgggaatcatttttggtgatttaacccccaattccaacccttgatgctgagtgtcaagcagggaggtaatgggtcccatttttatagtctatcacaggggtcctcaagtacaaatcttgaaggtccacaaatgttattttgaaacaggctgggtccgtTTATTATCGGTCAAACTTATATAGTAGCAGGAGGCAGGGGCgctgaaaagggggggtaaaggagacggattctaggggcccatgatggaggggggcccaaagaggcccctaatgatgatgaaattataatacagggggccctgtaaagattcttttcatggggcccaaaatccctagcggcgaccctggcaggaggtaggtagtagtttaacattttcttaaaattaacaaaaataaaataaatatccaataaaatacattaaagattttctttgaaacaaaattaaataagaactgaaataaaataaatatttcagtacGTCTGGTAGCTGTGGCATCAGAGAGTGGGATTTGGTTTATTTTAGCTGTCATTTCCCCCTTTTCTTTGCCTTCTAACATGGTACCCATCACTGCAGTCaagcattatttaattatttctgcaCCAGAGAATGGCTTCTAGTGTTTACCCAAAACCCATGCCACTCTGAGTGAGCACTCTGTTgctatttgttgttgtgtcatagatttaacaaaaatcttgcttgatgtttcatatgactttttcagcctcgtgatttctttttttcttagctcCGAATCATGAGGAAATGTCTCTTCAAATTCGCGGTGCTCTTTCAGATAGTGACGTTTCAGATTTTCACTTTTCACCAGAGCAACAGTACTGTTGTATATTAAACACATTGGTTTGGTACTTGCAGTAGGTaggatgaaaacatattgctctgtccattcttccttgaaacgtcggttttccctgtccacctttcttctaccagcctgagccaacttggagcatgccattgtgatttgattcacattcagtgactgtatgtatgtatgcctgCAGCGAAAGGTTCCATGCATGTGGCTTGAGCGCTGTATCACCCaggtggtaacagcctatcagcgcgtcgttgtgatagagatgacaacccatactctgattggctgattccgcagccaatcagagtggcgttctctcgctctcactccgtctctctctctctcagagagagagagacagagtgaGTGAGACACGGAGAAGTGTAAACAAACGTAGAGATAtttgactaaaaaaaacaaagaacgttgacttgcgctagcgataattcaaagaaaaatacaattattatatttttttataataattataattataaaaaaaaaaaaaatttttttttttttttttactataattcgtgctgggtccggacggacacgtcgctgggtccggacatggaccgcggtccgcctgttgaggatcaCTGGTCTATCAGATAATCTCTCCCGTTTGTCAAATGAAGGATTTATATGTGCTGTTTGGCTTTGGGGTATTGTTAAATAACTGCCAGTGCATCGTACACCTGTGAAAgaatttgcaaactttaaaatgcatgaaaaacaacatgttttaggaaaaaaatatgtataatggAGTAACATACAAACATTTTTGCCAAAGTACAAAAAAGTTAAGTACATGTATTACCTTTTATTCTTGACTCTTTGCTTTCTTTACTAATGCATTTAATCAAGATTAATCTAAAATAATCCACAGCaaccctgtgattaatctgatttagaaaaaaaatttgaCTGATATTATTTTGATAGACAATTCAAAATCGTTCTGTACAAATCATGCAATTTCTTCAACCAACCTCCTAATTTTCCATCACTTGAcctcttttttttctcctttggCAGGCTTTGTGTGAACTTGTTAAGTGCAACTACAATACCCACGAGGCACTCGAGCAATACTGTAGCCACCTAAAGTCCTCGAAAGGTAAGCAAAGTCATTGAATAAACTTAATTGTCACACAATAGTTGATCGTATGTGTTTCAAAGCTTGAATCGGGGATACACAATTCTGCAAAAATTGTGAAACCTGTATTTTTGCTTAAAATTAAGAGCGCGATTATTAGCACCCTTTGTTTTCACATGCACACTCGCCAATATTCATGTGCATTTCCGTCTTGTTACCATGAATATGCTGATTTTCTGCTTTGGTCTAATCATAGAAAAATCGCCGCCATGGTCGGAGGAGGAGTgcaagaactttgaacatgcaCTGCAGATGTACGACAAGAACTTTCACCTCATACAGAAACACAAAGTAAGTTGTGATGCCACAGCAAACTGAATTTTGTTCTCTCCCGAATGGCTCGTTTTTCCTCACCTTTTATTTATGTCTGTCTTCTCCCTCAGGTCTCAACGCGGACAGTAGCAGAATGTGTGGCGTTTTACTACATGTGGAAGAAGTCTGAGCGCTTTGACTTCTTTGTGCAGCAGAATCGCTTTGGGAAGAAAAAGTACAGCAGCTACCCTGGTGTAACGTAAGTGCACAGATTGGCAGTGAGTTTTGACGCAACCGTAATGGAAAAACACTGGGATAAATGAAATGCATCACGCTTGTTCTCCAGGGACCTGATGGACAGGCTTGTGGATGAAGCAGAGGGCCTGGCCGTTGACAGCTCGTCCTCTGTCTGCTCGGGAGGCGGCGGAGGAGGGAGGCTTGAAGCGACGACAGAACAGCAGCTCAGCTTGCTCAACTCCATCACTGCCAGCGACCTCACAGGTAAACTTTTTTCTTCTTGAACAAAATGATGacttatctgttttttttaatttgcatttaATAACTAGAAATAATAATGCACAttttactattttattgattttttcgcattatctcaggattctaagaacattactgtcatattgagtaaaaaacgtatttttttgtttgcaagccttaaaaaaagcacatgttttgagtaaaactcacaaggatgcattatatcaggcattaatagccatttttcatgtgtggtttaggagttatgtttaaataactgtcatattgagtgtgacagttatactgtcatgagtaaaaccaaatttttgtatttgcaaaccttaccaaaACACCTGATCCTAGTAAatctcacatagatacaatattacaggcatttttagacggattgcatgtttggttttggagttatgtttatacaactttcatatatagtattacagttatattgtcattatgagtaaaaaaactaacttgtgtctttgcaaaccttacaaaagataattttctaataaaactcacaaagatacattcaggcattattagacattttgcatgtttgctttaggagttatgtttgaatacattttattgctttttttgcattatctcaggattctaagaagatgtcgttgtggcttgtgcagccctttgagacacttgtgatttagggctatataagtaaacattgattgattgattgattactgtcatattgagtaaaaaacgactttttttgtttgcaagccttaaaaaagcatatgttttgagtaaaactcacaaggatgcattatttcagtagTAGTGTTCTTAGACACAAGTTAGTATTTTTTACTCATGACAATATAACTGtaatactatatatgaaagttgtataaacataactccaaaaccaaacatgcaatccatctaaaaatgcctgtaatattataTCTACCGGTATGTGAGTTTAActaaaatcagttgtttttgtaaggtttgcaaatacaccaattaggttttactcataatgacagtgtaTCTATCACACTGAACATGATTTTAGGTGGCTGGATGCTTGAATAATATTATAATGCTAAACCTTCAAAATGCACAGATAGCCTATaagaaaatatttatatttattttcttcagtgtttcccacaggactgcaagctatctgtggcattgtgttgggtttcagcatgtttttttttttaaagtacctgtaGAGTGCAAAAACAAGTTGctttatatatcttatatatgATGCCAAaacacttccaaagtttgcgaataaatagatatgatcaaaatagtgtaGCCAACGATTACTTAAGAAAAATTACGATCCAGAAgtctatatttttgagcctgaacatagtGTATGagaaataagttttagaagccgaatgCTAAACGAATGCAGCTTTATTGAAAAGCTATAGCATCAACAGCATTGATAGGTGCTAaagatacaaactaaccataataaaccctAATAAAACACTGCCCATTGTACATACAATTTGCACTCTCGCCGGGATGCCTCACAtaatcctgtttagatgaagattcaatcacaatcctcacaaagggttagaAAAATTGCAGCAACTAGTGTCTTTTTTTATGTCacatcacttttttttaaaacgactATCTAGAGGAGTCTAAATTAGTGATGGCCCAGTTTGGGGAAAAACCTAATTGCGCTTTTTATCTCCAATATTGCGACTCCGATTCAATTTGcgctttttatattttatacataaaaatgcattaaactgcaaaaaataacgagtgaaggagacatgttacttttaggctgtcaacatattctgtctcaaggtgccacacattagaaaagCAATAATTTacttccaaaagtatttggctttatgcagacagactcaagagttcaggggtgtcaaactcattttagctcagtggCAGCATGAAGGAAAATTTATTCTgacgtgggccggactggtaaaattatGGTTATAGCAACCTAAAAATGCAATTTCTACAACATCAGATTGTttgctttgttttactttggcctaaaatagaacaagcacattctgaaaatgtacatatagcAAAGAATCcttttgacaaaacacttcaaggcagttaaaaattctgagaaaaaaatTGGAGCAGTTGCGAAAAACACCATGATGAACACTATGAACTTAGACTTTTTCTCAAtgtatctacaaaaccattcaacTGTAAATCACATCTATCTGGGattaaacaaaatacaaaataaaaaaaactctcctaggtatcaaataccacatttgtcatttccatgtattaatcctgtgctaactcaacacaccatacaaacagcggtagaaactattcatgagggttgagttactccctgccttttaggcatcactgtgtaaaataaaagctgtgcaattcATGAACAATTTCAAAAAACCAAAAGTATGAACTTAAGAGACtggcagtattgcagtaaatcacacagtTCGCTTTCTTTAAATTTCCACAGAAGACAATAGTTTTTACAGAACTACATCAAGGTGCAGTGTCTCAAgtagcattttaagtggggttacccttttttaaaatgtattcctgAAACCTGGCATCTTTTGGCTTTAACAAGTGTACCAATATCAAGTTTCACATCTAGACCAATATCAAGTTTCACATCTAGAGTGGCAGACAagtttgaactctttggcgtgaatgccaggcatcatgtttgtagGATACCAGGCACCgctcaataccatccctacagtaaaATATCGGCCTGGCAgcgtcatgctgtggggatggttttcagcggcaggaactgggagacgagtcaggatagagggaaagatgaatgcagcaatgtacagagacatcctggatgaaaaccaacacttgtcATCCAAGATgataggtgctgcaaagaggaatgggtgataCTGCCCAAAGATACATGTGCCCAGCttatggcatcgtattcaaaatgatttgaggctgtaattgctgtgcATTTAACAATGTATGCAAAGGCTGTGAATGCCCCTGTAGATgtggtttttgtttttgttttaatacatttgctattaaaaaaaacttaaaaacccTTTCCACATTACTATTATGTGGTATTATCTGTAAAGTTGTGAGAACAAAAATtaatccattttggaataaggctgtaacgtaacaaaatgtggaaaaattgaagcgctgtgaatacactgctgttcaaaagtttggggtcatattgaaatgtccttatttttgaaggaaaagcactgtacttttcaatgaagataactttaaactagtcttaactttaaagaaatacactctatacattgctaatgtggtaaatgactattctagctgcaaatgtctggtttttggtgcaatatctacataggtgtatagaggcccacttccagcaactatcactccagtgttataatggtacaatgtgtttgctcattggctcagaaggctaattgatgattagaaaacccttgtgcaatcatgttcacacatctgaaaacagtttagctcgttacagaagctacaaaactgaccttcctttgagcagattgagtttctggagcatcacatttgtggggtcaattaaacgctcaaaatggccagaaaaagagaactttcatctgaaactcgacagtctattcttgttcttagaaatgaaggctattcaacaaaattgtttgggtgaccccaaacttttgaacggtagtgtacttctcGGATGCACTGTATTACCTAAATTTGTTTTCACGCAAAaaccctcatttttaaggtgtgatgacttttattttgccgtggtggAGCGCCATGATCAATTACATGTAAGGGAAACCCTCAATCGACAAATCTGTTGATTAATTTAATAATGGAATAAATCATAATTTACAACCTGAATTTTAGGGAaactatttatattttttttacaaatgcacATAACATTGAATTTGCACTTTTGCCATGGCAGCATCATTACTGTGTAGCCTTGATCTAGTAGGTAATAGATAATATAGAAGCAAACTCAACATAAAGACTCAAAAGTATGATACATTGAGTGACAATGTATTCAACATGTACACATTTAAAAAGGTATTAATTGTTgattgggggggtgtatattgtagcgtcccggaagagttagtgctgcaaggggttctgggtatttgttatgttgtgtttatgttgtgttacggtgcggatgttctcccgaaatgtgtttgtcattcttgtttggtgtgggttcacagtgtggagcatatttgtaacagtgttaaagttgtttatacgaacaccctcagtgtgacctgtatggctgttgaccaagtatgccttgcattcacttgtgtgtgtgaaagctgcatatattacgctgtttgtatggaggaaaagcagacgtgacgacaggttgtagaggacgctaaaggcggtgcctttaaggcacgtcccCTATAATGTTgtctgggagaaattcgggagaatggttgcccctggagattttcgggaggggcactgaaattcgggagtctcccgggaaaatcgggaggttgaaaccaataccgataatttccgatattacattttaaagcatttatcggccgataatatcggacatctctataaatgaGTATTAATTAAACGAATGTTCAAAGCAACAATATACAAATCCAAGCTTTTTTTCTAATGAATGTTTGCAGCCCCAACAGTTTGCATGCGAATGTTCAATGAATGTTACTTTCTCTCATACACTATTTCAAGCAAGTCAGGGTTCCTCTGCTCATAAACCCTCTTCAGCCAAAGCTGACCGGCAGCATTAGAGTTTTTGGGAGGTACGCTTCAAGGTCCGCAGGGGGTTCACAGGGGGAGGAGCAAGCCGGTGTCGCTCATGATGGAGCGTTAAGAACAATAGCGGACTTAACCCTGAGCTTTGTGTCTTTCCAGCGCTGAGCAACAGCGTGGCGACCGTGTGCAGCCCAGCAGAGGTGTTGGAGTCGTACAGCTTCCCCCCCCTGGAGTCTCTCCACCGCGCCTCCCTCAGCCACGACGAGCCGCTCGGCTTCCCTTCCAACGGCGCCGACTCCGACTGTCTCAACATGCTGGACGCCGGCTTCTACCACTCGGACCTGGGCCAGCTGGGCGGCGTGTGCGTCAACAAAGACTGCGAGCGTCCCTCCAAGAGACTCAAGATGGCGCTGCCGGACTCCTATATTGGCGACGTCTCCGTAAGCAACCTCGGCGTGGACTTTGAAGCCCGCCGGACGCCGGCGCACCACCACCGCATAACCTCCGCCAAAATGGCCGTGTCGGTAACGGACTTCGGGAGCTTGGCGGCCGGCGGCGAGCCCAACGGCTTCTTGGGGGCGCACGCACGCCATCACACGCAGCACGCTGCAGCACTTCAGTCAGAGTGAtcttccttttttttgtcttgtaCATAGACTGACCTCACAGgagaatatatagatatataaatatatatatatataaatatgtacataatataCTTTTCTTTTTTGTCTAATATGACATCAGTGATGTCTCTCATAGAACTAAGAATCTTGATTTCTCTCAAGAGTTTATAACAGCCAttttattgacttgtttgtcGCCGTGGTAACGTCCATGTCCAGTACACTAGGGGGAGGCCGCGTGATCGTCctacttctcttttttttttttttttccctgccaTTCTTCGCAGCTGCCAAAATGATCCTCGTTCTTGGTGCTCGTCGCGCTTACTTCAAGTGGTACTTTATTTGTTGTTCAGTCTCTTGGTTTACAGGTACTTTTGCAGTAAAGCAGGCCGTCGCAATGTTAGTTTGTAGCTTCTGTCCGAACTCTTGCTTTGTTACATTCTACACGCTTTATGACTCCACTTAAGGGGTGTTACTTTTTGTAGGGCGGTTTTGGAATACACACTTTTATTCTCAACATAATTAGAAAATT from Entelurus aequoreus isolate RoL-2023_Sb linkage group LG17, RoL_Eaeq_v1.1, whole genome shotgun sequence encodes the following:
- the mier3b gene encoding mesoderm induction early response protein 3 isoform X2 yields the protein MAEACLGSSSPVGSLSSEDHDFDPTAEMLVHEYDDERTLEEEESLEGGGNIRSEIADLEKEGNMPLEELLAIYRYEASAGSSIDSSSGDLTDELPDMTLDKEEIAKDLLSGDYEEETQSSADDLTPSVTSHETTDFFPRTLRSNAISDGDKDSECDDDGPSPEDSRKEIMVGAEYQAEVPSTVCYYTEGEKVYEDDDELMWSPGALPESKVKCFLTDVLSRTSGEKTGFDKLGMHVRDNEQALCELVKCNYNTHEALEQYCSHLKSSKEKSPPWSEEECKNFEHALQMYDKNFHLIQKHKVSTRTVAECVAFYYMWKKSERFDFFVQQNRFGKKKYSSYPGVTDLMDRLVDEAEGLAVDSSSSVCSGGGGGGRLEATTEQQLSLLNSITASDLTALSNSVATVCSPAEVLESYSFPPLESLHRASLSHDEPLGFPSNGADSDCLNMLDAGFYHSDLGQLGGVCVNKDCERPSKRLKMALPDSYIGDVSVSNLGVDFEARRTPAHHHRITSAKMAVSVTDFGSLAAGGEPNGFLGAHARHHTQHAAALQSE
- the mier3b gene encoding mesoderm induction early response protein 3 isoform X1 encodes the protein MRKCNFALKDSNACLGSSSPVGSLSSEDHDFDPTAEMLVHEYDDERTLEEEESLEGGGNIRSEIADLEKEGNMPLEELLAIYRYEASAGSSIDSSSGDLTDELPDMTLDKEEIAKDLLSGDYEEETQSSADDLTPSVTSHETTDFFPRTLRSNAISDGDKDSECDDDGPSPEDSRKEIMVGAEYQAEVPSTVCYYTEGEKVYEDDDELMWSPGALPESKVKCFLTDVLSRTSGEKTGFDKLGMHVRDNEQALCELVKCNYNTHEALEQYCSHLKSSKEKSPPWSEEECKNFEHALQMYDKNFHLIQKHKVSTRTVAECVAFYYMWKKSERFDFFVQQNRFGKKKYSSYPGVTDLMDRLVDEAEGLAVDSSSSVCSGGGGGGRLEATTEQQLSLLNSITASDLTALSNSVATVCSPAEVLESYSFPPLESLHRASLSHDEPLGFPSNGADSDCLNMLDAGFYHSDLGQLGGVCVNKDCERPSKRLKMALPDSYIGDVSVSNLGVDFEARRTPAHHHRITSAKMAVSVTDFGSLAAGGEPNGFLGAHARHHTQHAAALQSE
- the mier3b gene encoding mesoderm induction early response protein 3 isoform X3, whose translation is MLVHEYDDERTLEEEESLEGGGNIRSEIADLEKEGNMPLEELLAIYRYEASAGSSIDSSSGDLTDELPDMTLDKEEIAKDLLSGDYEEETQSSADDLTPSVTSHETTDFFPRTLRSNAISDGDKDSECDDDGPSPEDSRKEIMVGAEYQAEVPSTVCYYTEGEKVYEDDDELMWSPGALPESKVKCFLTDVLSRTSGEKTGFDKLGMHVRDNEQALCELVKCNYNTHEALEQYCSHLKSSKEKSPPWSEEECKNFEHALQMYDKNFHLIQKHKVSTRTVAECVAFYYMWKKSERFDFFVQQNRFGKKKYSSYPGVTDLMDRLVDEAEGLAVDSSSSVCSGGGGGGRLEATTEQQLSLLNSITASDLTALSNSVATVCSPAEVLESYSFPPLESLHRASLSHDEPLGFPSNGADSDCLNMLDAGFYHSDLGQLGGVCVNKDCERPSKRLKMALPDSYIGDVSVSNLGVDFEARRTPAHHHRITSAKMAVSVTDFGSLAAGGEPNGFLGAHARHHTQHAAALQSE